The following proteins are encoded in a genomic region of Prochlorococcus marinus XMU1408:
- a CDS encoding asparaginase — MNLQNNLSNNNKSSLKVLVKRGSSVESIHRAHASICDTKGRTLMKAGLSEYETFIRSALKPFQVLPFLTSGTSEKYNLDNKALALACGSHQGSADQARTAFKLLWNADIDIKELKCPIPANRESKLQHNCSGKHSAFLATCKKMNWDLDSYLMGHHPLQKEIFRRVSELLKIPAEELIAERDDCGAPTLLLHLSQMAVLYAHLSKSDQPEFERIARAMTNNPDLVAGKGCFDSELIKRGHNQIISKGGSEGIQCIGLLGEGIGLSIKVEDGSRRAKHAVAIHLLRQLEWISPTALEELDEIILQKKPGIYIEVEGQLKVP; from the coding sequence ATGAATCTACAAAACAATTTATCAAATAACAATAAAAGTTCTCTGAAAGTTCTAGTAAAAAGAGGATCAAGTGTTGAATCAATTCATAGAGCTCACGCCTCAATATGTGATACAAAAGGTAGAACTCTAATGAAAGCTGGCTTGAGTGAATATGAAACATTCATCAGATCAGCACTTAAACCTTTTCAAGTATTACCTTTTCTCACAAGTGGTACTTCAGAAAAATACAATTTAGACAATAAAGCTTTAGCTCTTGCATGCGGCTCTCATCAAGGTTCAGCAGATCAAGCTAGAACAGCTTTTAAGTTACTCTGGAACGCAGATATTGATATAAAAGAGCTTAAATGCCCCATTCCAGCAAATAGAGAAAGCAAACTTCAACACAATTGTTCAGGAAAGCATTCGGCATTTCTAGCGACATGCAAAAAAATGAATTGGGATTTAGATAGCTATTTGATGGGACATCATCCGCTTCAAAAAGAAATTTTCAGAAGAGTTTCAGAGTTACTAAAAATACCAGCAGAAGAACTCATTGCCGAAAGAGATGACTGTGGAGCACCTACATTACTTTTGCATTTATCTCAAATGGCTGTTTTATATGCACATTTATCTAAGTCAGATCAACCAGAATTTGAAAGAATAGCTCGAGCAATGACTAATAATCCTGATCTTGTGGCTGGCAAGGGATGTTTTGATTCGGAATTAATAAAAAGAGGTCATAATCAAATAATTAGCAAAGGAGGTAGTGAAGGTATTCAATGCATAGGTCTTTTAGGAGAAGGAATAGGACTCTCAATAAAGGTTGAAGACGGATCAAGAAGAGCAAAACATGCTGTAGCCATTCATCTTCTTAGACAACTTGAATGGATCAGCCCAACTGCATTAGAAGAACTTGATGAAATTATCC
- a CDS encoding CGLD27 family protein, whose protein sequence is MNKMICPVPSNQRPLNEFNSIRNSWIISWPLLEKKFFYRKLIFSWIFIAPISLTISYGSDYLKNNIFDLAIISLTTSLFLPILLLIRQWLSWFYIYKRLNAENIEYEESGWYDGQIWEKPIDWRAKDLLIAQHQVKPILNHLETIIIYVLSTILISLIFIFLRFY, encoded by the coding sequence ATGAATAAGATGATATGCCCTGTTCCATCTAATCAAAGACCATTGAATGAATTCAATAGCATTAGAAATTCATGGATAATATCTTGGCCTTTACTCGAAAAAAAATTTTTCTACAGGAAGCTAATATTTAGTTGGATTTTTATTGCACCAATCAGCTTAACAATATCTTATGGAAGTGATTATCTAAAAAATAACATATTTGATCTTGCAATTATAAGTCTAACTACATCTCTTTTTCTTCCTATATTATTATTGATAAGACAATGGTTAAGTTGGTTTTATATATATAAACGACTTAATGCTGAAAATATTGAGTATGAAGAATCTGGTTGGTATGATGGGCAAATTTGGGAAAAGCCCATAGACTGGAGAGCGAAAGACTTGCTTATTGCTCAACACCAAGTCAAACCTATTCTAAACCATCTAGAAACAATAATTATATATGTATTGTCTACTATTTTAATCTCATTAATATTTATATTTTTAAGATTTTATTGA
- the rsfS gene encoding ribosome silencing factor: protein MDSSRLVEIAAVACDDRKAGDIKLLKVDAVSSIADWILITEGLSDVQVRAIVSNVEKTLKEEADILPLRKEGINEAKWALLDYGDLIINVLQPNERKFYDLESFWSNGISHNFANNRLIELKDE from the coding sequence ATGGATAGCAGTAGGCTAGTTGAAATAGCTGCAGTTGCTTGCGATGATAGAAAAGCTGGGGATATAAAACTTTTGAAAGTTGATGCGGTTTCAAGTATCGCCGATTGGATATTAATTACAGAAGGACTTTCCGATGTTCAAGTAAGGGCAATAGTTAGTAATGTTGAAAAGACACTAAAAGAAGAAGCAGACATATTACCTCTTAGAAAGGAAGGAATTAATGAAGCAAAATGGGCATTATTAGATTATGGAGATCTGATAATTAATGTTTTGCAACCGAATGAAAGAAAATTCTACGATTTAGAATCATTTTGGAGTAATGGAATAAGTCATAATTTTGCTAATAATCGATTAATAGAATTAAAAGATGAATAA